In Thermocrinis jamiesonii, the genomic stretch GGATGTTTTCCAAAAGTTTTATCATAGCTTCCAAACAGCTGTTTATACTGTTTACAGCGTCCAATCTTTCTATTTCTCTTTCCAACTCTTCTGGAATGTTTGACAAAAAGGTTATATCAAAGTTAAAAATTTCATAGAGGTCATAGATCTGGTCTAAGGATTGAGAGATAAGCTCTGTAAATTCTCTTTCAAAATCTATCAAAATCTTCAAAAGGTTTTGCCTTTCTTCTGGCGCTAAACAAGCTTCTACAAGTATTTTAGATTCCTCTATGTCTGGTTTTATCTCTCTTAACAATCCCTCCAGCAGGTCCAAGTTAAGCTTTATGAGCTTATCCTGAATCAGCAGATTTCTTAAGACTTCTGACTTTCTCATATAAGTCCTCCATGTATATCACTCCACATTGTTTAAGCTTTTCTCTAAACTCACTTTTTAAAATATATCCCTGCGAAGAGAGAATGGCTACCACCTTTTGATGTATCCTTTCTCCATGGGTATCCAGGTCAAAGAGAGGTATGACAAAAGTTTCACCCTCTAAAATGTCCGCAAGGTCTGTCAGTCTTTTCCCAGCAATTGTTATAACGTTATCTATTCCCAATTTTTTTAGAGCTTCTTTATCTCTTTTGCCTTCCACTACAACAACTGCGTTTTTTGAAGCTAACCTTAGTTCATCTAAAACTTCCCTTAGATTCATCTAAGTATGTGTTTTTGTATAGGATGTAATTATAAGCAGACTGTTTTATCATTTCTATCTCTTCAGGTTTGAGGTCTCT encodes the following:
- a CDS encoding toprim domain-containing protein, which gives rise to MNLREVLDELRLASKNAVVVVEGKRDKEALKKLGIDNVITIAGKRLTDLADILEGETFVIPLFDLDTHGERIHQKVVAILSSQGYILKSEFREKLKQCGVIYMEDLYEKVRSLKKSADSG